A portion of the Leptospira kanakyensis genome contains these proteins:
- a CDS encoding efflux RND transporter permease subunit produces MSVERYVHFLVKHKRLCWVISLSFLIAVFFRIPELEIWLLPKLTPIRYFVVTEFPNHSAEDTDLMVSLPISEILSSVKSVERIRSLSEHGKSIVELDLLYGASLPEFKEQLYQTIFEIKDKLPPGVGDSRLFEGDREERPFMEILIPKPKTKDLDDYDFHLKQLQFQLERIPGITEVRMVGKPKESSFISIDPKVLDLFPLTIRDLESQIRAGKEGGSLGKIDGYTKDTELKFSSEIKSYEDLNQFPIHLEGGKSVPLGQLTKIFESELPEEKLTRINGKDTIYLLIFSDSKTNPLRLSSEVQKKLNSFNLFAANIYSDVSVELRTALRQFVISLIWGLLFAFLFSYFLYKSWIPALLLFVAVSFSFVLFFHLILLFSISINLLSLGGISVGAGMLFDTSNLTVFSIRKQISMGDSASNALIKGIQSVLVSLFSSSLTTIVVFIPLLVFPMEWKDFLFDSGINIALLVFCSFVSSLWMVPLLAVSIQNFPRDNQNISKQETFVSRWYEKTYQFGKYFNLRWFVIGFMFFFCFGVIELGSKLEIFPKQNVIGIRLQTLPKNGLSLAEELSFVNDLETKIKSFDPKISVLVFPNPKLESTQTHPKKAIPIQWKLYGLERSKEFEVFLSNYLSSDYSSHWDWKWDPIGSEVTKVLPFLPDDKIVFFNKSWDLLQSFSYEWKNRADKLKLMGEFSFSPKKIFLEEWTRHPIPIPELLPEESDLKDRILYEYNPKYLGEIGEGTKRDLYLGIGVSDFRSIDGIDLGRIGFKTKLNDLTYVGSLFSSKKKTSYDQFRRESGLFYMEWKGESLQFDKNEVQKTGISFLEFSAKNETHHFFYILLLLFIIAFAFIYLALVGIYESFFLPIFYLGISIFYLLVTSSIVFILFDSFHLGHYIGLVVLLGLSIDNISLFGERWMELNKGTSDEKSRETVFRWLVRPVTLNSGTTMMGFLPVLFLEFSGSEFSRSIALTMFVGIPISVCFVFYLYPFLFSKFLSRVR; encoded by the coding sequence ATGAGTGTTGAAAGATATGTTCATTTCTTGGTAAAACACAAAAGATTATGTTGGGTAATTTCTCTTTCCTTTTTGATCGCCGTGTTTTTTAGAATTCCTGAATTAGAAATTTGGTTGTTACCAAAACTAACTCCGATTAGGTATTTTGTTGTTACTGAATTTCCGAATCATTCTGCAGAAGATACGGATCTTATGGTGAGTCTTCCAATTTCAGAAATTTTATCATCAGTAAAGTCTGTAGAACGAATTCGTTCCTTATCTGAACATGGAAAGTCAATCGTAGAACTTGATTTGTTGTATGGTGCTTCTCTTCCAGAATTTAAAGAACAATTATACCAAACTATTTTTGAAATTAAGGATAAACTTCCGCCGGGTGTGGGTGATTCCCGTTTGTTTGAAGGAGATCGGGAAGAAAGACCATTTATGGAAATTTTAATTCCTAAACCTAAAACAAAAGATTTAGATGATTATGATTTTCATCTAAAACAACTGCAGTTTCAATTGGAAAGGATCCCTGGAATCACTGAAGTGAGAATGGTAGGAAAACCAAAAGAATCTTCTTTCATTTCCATTGATCCGAAGGTGTTGGATTTATTTCCTTTGACGATCAGAGATTTAGAATCTCAGATCCGAGCTGGGAAAGAAGGAGGTTCTCTCGGAAAGATAGATGGCTATACAAAAGATACGGAATTAAAATTTTCTTCTGAAATTAAATCTTATGAAGATCTAAATCAATTCCCCATCCATTTGGAAGGCGGAAAGTCTGTCCCTTTAGGCCAGCTAACAAAAATATTTGAATCGGAGTTACCCGAAGAAAAATTAACGAGGATCAATGGAAAAGACACCATATATCTTTTGATTTTTTCTGATTCAAAAACAAATCCCCTCCGTTTATCATCAGAAGTACAAAAGAAACTAAATAGTTTTAATCTGTTTGCCGCAAACATTTATTCTGATGTTTCAGTAGAGTTACGAACAGCTCTTAGGCAATTTGTGATTAGCCTCATCTGGGGATTATTATTTGCCTTTTTATTTTCTTATTTTTTATACAAAAGTTGGATCCCGGCTCTCCTTCTTTTTGTAGCAGTTTCTTTTTCATTTGTTTTGTTTTTTCATCTGATTTTACTTTTTTCAATATCAATCAACTTATTGAGTTTAGGAGGAATTTCAGTCGGAGCAGGCATGTTGTTTGATACAAGTAATTTGACTGTATTTTCCATTCGGAAACAAATCTCAATGGGGGATTCAGCTTCAAATGCCCTTATCAAGGGAATACAATCTGTTTTAGTTTCTCTTTTTTCTTCTTCTTTGACTACGATCGTTGTATTTATTCCTCTATTGGTATTTCCTATGGAATGGAAAGATTTTCTTTTCGACTCTGGAATCAATATCGCCTTATTAGTGTTTTGTTCTTTTGTTTCTTCTCTCTGGATGGTGCCACTACTTGCTGTTTCTATACAAAATTTTCCGAGAGACAATCAGAACATTTCAAAACAAGAAACTTTTGTTTCGCGGTGGTATGAAAAGACTTATCAGTTCGGAAAATATTTTAACTTAAGATGGTTTGTCATTGGGTTTATGTTTTTTTTCTGTTTTGGAGTTATAGAACTTGGATCTAAACTCGAAATTTTTCCCAAACAAAATGTGATTGGAATCCGATTACAAACTTTGCCGAAAAATGGACTTTCTTTGGCAGAGGAATTATCTTTTGTCAATGATTTGGAAACCAAAATCAAATCCTTTGATCCTAAAATTTCTGTCCTTGTTTTTCCGAACCCAAAATTGGAATCCACTCAGACTCACCCCAAAAAAGCAATTCCCATTCAATGGAAGTTATATGGACTGGAACGTTCCAAAGAATTTGAGGTTTTTTTATCCAACTATCTTTCTTCTGATTATTCTTCTCATTGGGATTGGAAATGGGATCCAATTGGATCAGAGGTTACTAAAGTATTGCCTTTTCTTCCTGATGATAAGATTGTTTTTTTTAACAAAAGTTGGGATTTACTGCAGAGTTTTTCATACGAATGGAAAAACAGGGCCGATAAACTGAAGTTAATGGGGGAATTCTCTTTTTCTCCGAAAAAGATTTTTTTGGAAGAATGGACTCGTCACCCCATCCCGATTCCAGAACTTCTCCCTGAAGAAAGTGACTTAAAAGATCGAATTTTATATGAATACAATCCTAAATATTTAGGAGAAATTGGAGAAGGAACCAAACGAGATTTGTATTTGGGTATTGGTGTTAGTGACTTTCGTTCGATTGATGGAATTGATTTGGGACGGATTGGATTTAAAACCAAGTTAAATGATCTCACCTATGTTGGTTCTCTTTTTTCATCGAAGAAAAAAACAAGTTATGATCAATTTCGCAGAGAGTCCGGCTTGTTTTATATGGAATGGAAAGGAGAGTCCTTACAATTTGATAAGAATGAAGTTCAAAAAACTGGAATTTCTTTTTTAGAATTTTCTGCCAAAAATGAGACTCATCATTTTTTTTACATACTGCTGCTATTATTTATCATTGCCTTTGCTTTTATTTATTTGGCTTTAGTTGGGATTTATGAATCTTTTTTTCTCCCTATATTTTATTTGGGGATTTCGATTTTTTACCTTTTGGTTACTTCTTCCATTGTTTTTATTTTGTTCGATTCTTTTCATTTAGGCCACTATATCGGACTTGTGGTTTTGCTTGGGCTTTCTATCGATAATATTTCTCTTTTTGGAGAAAGATGGATGGAACTCAATAAGGGAACTTCAGACGAAAAAAGTAGAGAAACTGTGTTTCGTTGGTTGGTCCGTCCTGTAACGTTAAATTCGGGAACAACGATGATGGGGTTTCTACCTGTTCTGTTTTTGGAATTTTCAGGATCAGAATTTTCTAGGTCGATCGCCTTGACAATGTTTGTTGGAATTCCGATTTCTGTTTGTTTTGTGTTTTACCTTTATCCCTTTCTGTTTTCAAAATTTTTGAGTAGGGTGAGATGA
- a CDS encoding efflux RND transporter periplasmic adaptor subunit, with protein sequence MKFQYLSKSNVKSWVQKVFILGVLYFFFSIVYTFFSTEELRARFPLFVKLFYFQNEWGNTTDVFAMEAPKQGFVYSRPRSIEENKVIEFPAVVEPTKEIQLHQKQSGRVKKIYVDEGNTVKEGQVLLEIDDELFRLEGERLRLSLEIAGSQVAIALEKWKHAEKQFDVKLREIDKKTEWIALAEKEWSLSRNVTEKKTILWKQGFVSLSELEKLKQEEESKETQYKNLLRDRDNLLSGVNLDLGQEGLSFEDKLKNWREKNTSLERSEYELSLSQQKIIKNQIKTNGELLAETKLRSPKSGKILKIQIKEGEMVNQNPVMTLMEKGELSIGFQIGESDLVHFSPGKSVLFLFSDESIPPINGKVDRVGGFLDPRSHSIGIKVRLDLNQSKVLPGMFGLVQVKLPETKEKLLISKLSLRGDESSGFYVNVKQGERIEKRFIQFKPYLLGEIEVLAGLSSEDQVESSISL encoded by the coding sequence ATGAAATTCCAATACTTATCCAAATCGAATGTAAAAAGTTGGGTTCAAAAAGTTTTTATTTTAGGTGTTCTCTACTTCTTTTTTTCAATTGTTTATACGTTTTTTTCTACAGAAGAACTCCGTGCCCGTTTTCCTTTGTTTGTGAAATTGTTTTACTTTCAGAACGAATGGGGAAATACAACAGACGTTTTTGCCATGGAAGCACCTAAACAAGGTTTTGTGTATTCTAGGCCTCGTTCCATAGAAGAAAATAAGGTGATTGAGTTCCCGGCAGTAGTAGAACCTACAAAAGAAATCCAGTTACACCAAAAACAATCAGGAAGGGTAAAAAAAATCTATGTGGATGAAGGTAATACTGTCAAGGAGGGACAAGTTCTTTTAGAAATCGATGATGAATTGTTTCGATTGGAAGGGGAGAGGTTACGCCTTTCTCTTGAAATTGCCGGCTCCCAAGTGGCCATCGCTTTGGAAAAATGGAAACATGCAGAGAAACAATTCGATGTTAAATTAAGAGAAATTGATAAAAAAACAGAATGGATCGCTTTAGCAGAGAAAGAATGGAGTTTGTCTCGGAATGTAACGGAGAAAAAAACAATCCTTTGGAAACAGGGTTTTGTTTCTCTCTCCGAGTTAGAAAAACTAAAACAAGAAGAAGAATCAAAAGAAACCCAGTATAAGAATTTATTACGAGATCGTGATAACCTTCTCAGTGGAGTGAATTTAGATTTAGGACAAGAAGGTCTTAGTTTTGAAGATAAACTAAAGAATTGGAGGGAAAAAAATACCTCCTTAGAAAGATCTGAATATGAATTGAGTTTATCCCAACAGAAAATCATTAAAAATCAAATAAAAACCAACGGGGAATTATTAGCAGAAACAAAATTGAGATCTCCGAAATCCGGGAAAATTTTAAAAATTCAAATCAAAGAAGGAGAAATGGTAAACCAAAACCCAGTGATGACTCTTATGGAAAAGGGAGAACTTTCTATTGGATTTCAAATTGGTGAGTCGGATCTAGTTCATTTTTCGCCTGGCAAATCCGTTTTGTTTCTATTTTCGGATGAGAGTATACCACCTATCAATGGAAAGGTGGATCGTGTTGGTGGTTTTTTGGATCCAAGATCACATAGTATTGGGATTAAGGTTCGTTTGGATCTGAATCAGTCCAAAGTTTTGCCAGGTATGTTTGGTCTTGTGCAGGTAAAACTTCCAGAAACAAAAGAAAAACTTCTGATTTCAAAATTATCTCTTAGAGGGGATGAATCGAGTGGTTTTTATGTCAATGTCAAACAGGGAGAAAGAATCGAAAAACGATTCATTCAATTCAAACCGTATCTGTTAGGTGAGATAGAGGTTTTGGCGGGACTTTCTTCTGAAGACCAAGTTGAATCCAGTATTTCCCTATGA
- a CDS encoding Ig-like domain-containing protein, whose product MNPVKWKSLSIIFAVWVFTNCSNKFGSLEDWLGVLGASDTPRVLTFTPNSESTKVDPKTTISVVFSHPMSIQSCVSGFSLEPQVRGSFDTTEISLKFTPKTELPSGGYIARLTKQCEDKEGKDLDRVYTVSFRVGEKEVPESPIVTSIIVPTGTEEECLNGGSPADILLGEVNSGCAGIPGPPPIQVRFSKPMEQTEVGLGLRMEPNHSFRLEWLNSSELRILPDSVFSSNVRYHILLPAGVHSLDGSTLSATFRRDFFVGNVSDPEVIGFGLESQNCGLGIQEFGSLTGARWDSGFCFWSLGLPILNPHSYQFRGGDDGTGTNTACADVNTDNFRILFNQYMDTTSVIGATRFSKISPPSSNIRLSTWVWSHCQTVSPYGCRELTYSYAESEASCNGSLFGNITTGGDFNLSASSFAPNFYPYYEFRLEAEAKSILGKRMKNVFVIQVEAK is encoded by the coding sequence ATGAATCCAGTTAAATGGAAAAGTTTATCTATAATTTTTGCTGTTTGGGTATTCACAAATTGTTCAAACAAGTTCGGATCTTTGGAAGATTGGTTAGGAGTTCTCGGTGCCAGTGATACACCGCGAGTATTAACTTTTACTCCCAATTCGGAATCTACAAAAGTGGATCCCAAAACAACAATTTCGGTTGTTTTTAGTCATCCGATGTCTATCCAATCTTGTGTTTCTGGATTTTCATTGGAACCACAAGTCAGAGGGAGTTTTGACACCACCGAAATTAGTCTTAAATTCACTCCGAAGACAGAACTTCCTTCTGGTGGTTACATTGCCCGACTTACCAAACAATGCGAAGATAAAGAGGGAAAGGATTTGGATCGTGTGTATACAGTTTCCTTTCGAGTGGGAGAAAAGGAAGTTCCTGAAAGTCCAATAGTTACTTCTATCATCGTTCCAACGGGAACAGAGGAAGAATGTTTAAATGGTGGTTCTCCCGCAGATATTTTGTTAGGTGAAGTTAATTCTGGTTGTGCGGGAATCCCAGGTCCTCCTCCTATCCAAGTCAGGTTTAGCAAACCGATGGAACAAACGGAAGTTGGGCTTGGTTTAAGGATGGAACCAAATCATTCTTTTCGCTTAGAATGGCTGAACTCTTCGGAACTAAGAATTTTACCCGATTCCGTTTTTTCATCAAATGTAAGGTATCATATCCTCTTACCTGCTGGGGTACACTCTCTTGATGGGAGTACACTAAGTGCAACGTTTCGTCGTGATTTTTTTGTGGGGAATGTATCGGATCCAGAAGTCATTGGATTTGGTTTGGAATCACAAAACTGCGGTTTGGGAATTCAAGAGTTTGGATCTCTAACGGGTGCTCGTTGGGATTCAGGATTTTGTTTTTGGAGCCTAGGATTACCAATTTTAAACCCACATTCTTATCAATTTCGTGGAGGTGATGACGGAACTGGCACGAACACTGCCTGTGCGGATGTAAATACTGACAACTTTCGAATCTTGTTTAATCAATATATGGATACCACTTCCGTGATTGGGGCTACAAGATTCTCAAAAATTTCTCCTCCTTCATCAAACATTCGTTTATCGACATGGGTTTGGTCTCATTGCCAAACAGTTTCTCCTTATGGTTGCCGGGAACTTACTTATTCCTATGCGGAAAGTGAAGCTAGTTGTAATGGATCTTTGTTTGGGAACATTACCACTGGAGGAGATTTTAATCTTTCTGCTTCCTCGTTTGCACCTAACTTTTATCCGTATTATGAATTTCGTTTGGAAGCAGAAGCAAAATCAATTTTAGGAAAACGTATGAAAAATGTTTTTGTCATTCAAGTGGAGGCCAAATGA
- a CDS encoding TolC family protein: protein MWHKLWILCLFLGYLPTKVEAEGKLLWEDCVWIGMERSGSLGLEQVRSEIFPTLTRDKWKQYLPKLGVHYFGIFSKNQEQIDQEYRDVRLQIQQLLYDGGETEREKQKINLRKLIHSEEKKLLREKIFKAISLSYLNFNKRQLVDFVYQLRSERYKEETNKRQKETDLGLFPQAELSFLKVWEVEFQSKKIHSESSRKLAYLELRQTMSLDPEMDLILEGGLTERIRLFDPTVVPSVPNENHPLRKKSRLQMELAELDQESLDNDWKPKLVLGGYVGKNGNAGFPLQNEIYGLSLGVQANLGGTSFQSNTQNGIQSEGNGIQRIPGYGPQPVGPGENAFQSGSIGLFDDAGRNKKVFDVKMSVLQAKTEWKQSEIHFINQIQSAEVKLTELYRKYVLYLENTKSNLFHHRVKREERREGLISELDYLKSEEEVFIGMETLLDHYFQYIATALDLVLLLGEDPFDNRYYRLESKLISSDLSEILKVWKENPSREKSKIKEPKLGKQYPFLME, encoded by the coding sequence ATGTGGCATAAACTTTGGATTCTTTGTTTGTTCCTTGGATACCTTCCGACGAAGGTAGAAGCAGAGGGCAAATTGTTATGGGAAGATTGTGTTTGGATTGGGATGGAACGAAGTGGGAGTTTGGGTCTTGAACAAGTTCGGTCGGAAATTTTTCCGACTCTGACAAGAGATAAGTGGAAACAATACCTTCCGAAACTAGGTGTACATTACTTTGGAATCTTTTCGAAAAACCAGGAACAGATAGACCAAGAATATCGGGATGTCCGTTTGCAGATCCAACAACTACTCTATGATGGAGGAGAAACGGAACGAGAAAAACAAAAAATCAATTTACGAAAACTCATCCACTCAGAAGAAAAAAAACTTCTAAGGGAAAAAATCTTTAAAGCCATATCCTTGTCTTATCTAAATTTCAATAAACGACAGTTAGTTGACTTTGTTTATCAACTGCGTTCCGAAAGATACAAGGAGGAAACAAATAAACGACAAAAAGAAACAGATCTTGGCCTTTTTCCCCAAGCAGAACTTAGTTTTCTAAAAGTTTGGGAGGTAGAATTTCAGTCCAAAAAAATTCATTCGGAATCATCTCGGAAACTCGCCTATTTAGAACTCAGACAAACTATGTCTTTAGATCCAGAAATGGATTTAATTTTAGAAGGGGGACTCACCGAACGTATTCGTTTGTTTGATCCAACAGTTGTTCCATCCGTTCCGAATGAGAATCATCCATTACGAAAAAAATCAAGACTACAAATGGAACTTGCTGAGTTAGATCAGGAAAGTTTAGACAACGATTGGAAACCAAAACTAGTGCTTGGTGGTTATGTGGGAAAAAATGGAAATGCTGGGTTCCCATTACAAAACGAAATCTATGGACTGAGCCTCGGTGTCCAAGCGAATTTAGGAGGAACAAGTTTCCAATCCAATACACAAAACGGAATCCAATCGGAAGGAAATGGAATCCAAAGAATTCCTGGATACGGCCCACAACCCGTAGGCCCTGGCGAAAATGCATTTCAAAGTGGATCGATTGGACTATTTGATGATGCCGGTCGAAACAAAAAAGTTTTTGATGTTAAGATGTCTGTGTTGCAAGCGAAAACAGAGTGGAAACAATCGGAAATTCATTTTATAAACCAAATCCAATCAGCAGAGGTCAAACTCACCGAATTGTATAGAAAGTACGTTTTGTACTTGGAGAACACGAAGTCCAATCTGTTCCATCACCGAGTGAAAAGAGAGGAACGAAGAGAAGGGCTTATCTCTGAATTAGATTATTTAAAGTCGGAGGAAGAGGTGTTTATTGGAATGGAAACACTTCTCGATCATTATTTCCAATACATCGCCACTGCTTTAGATTTAGTTTTATTACTTGGTGAGGATCCGTTTGATAATCGTTATTACCGCTTAGAATCCAAATTAATTTCCAGTGATCTATCTGAGATTTTAAAAGTTTGGAAAGAAAATCCATCTAGGGAAAAATCCAAAATAAAGGAACCAAAACTGGGAAAACAATACCCATTCTTAATGGAGTGA
- a CDS encoding FecR domain-containing protein, whose product MIRFLVSILFLFVTTTLAADEVGIISFIQGTNYLSGSRFKKAKEPVKLGSILKKGDTITTENGTCEIQLATQATVRLAKFSSVQIEDLLNPKSKSTTLKLVGGKLFVKAHKPAAGVPSQNQLSVVNPSFVAGVRGTEFLAAAPDVGGKDEDLSSVETGVYVNEGTVAVSPDKKGKQTLVAENEEVVVSGKELKKQILDEFVKDKMRIFEEFKAIKEENYQRIKEQYEKNDQLMNDYKGQGKVD is encoded by the coding sequence ATGATTCGATTTCTTGTGTCCATTTTGTTTCTTTTTGTAACCACAACCCTCGCTGCTGATGAAGTAGGGATCATTAGTTTCATCCAGGGCACAAATTATTTGTCGGGATCACGGTTTAAAAAGGCAAAGGAACCGGTAAAGTTAGGTAGTATCCTAAAGAAGGGAGATACAATCACTACAGAAAATGGAACTTGCGAAATCCAATTGGCAACCCAAGCCACAGTGCGCCTTGCCAAATTCTCCTCCGTCCAAATCGAAGATTTACTCAATCCTAAATCAAAATCCACTACCTTAAAACTAGTTGGTGGCAAACTCTTCGTGAAAGCTCACAAACCGGCGGCAGGAGTCCCTAGCCAGAACCAACTGAGTGTGGTCAATCCGAGTTTTGTGGCAGGAGTTCGAGGGACTGAATTCTTAGCGGCTGCTCCCGATGTTGGGGGAAAAGACGAAGACCTAAGTTCTGTCGAAACAGGAGTTTATGTCAACGAAGGGACTGTAGCAGTAAGCCCTGATAAAAAAGGAAAACAAACCCTTGTGGCTGAGAACGAAGAAGTTGTGGTATCGGGAAAAGAATTAAAAAAACAAATTTTAGATGAATTTGTGAAAGATAAAATGCGTATCTTCGAAGAGTTCAAAGCCATCAAAGAAGAAAACTACCAACGAATCAAAGAACAATACGAAAAGAACGATCAACTGATGAACGATTACAAAGGCCAAGGAAAGGTAGACTGA
- a CDS encoding DUF4384 domain-containing protein — protein MKHFLILSTIISLSLFSSDRIGKVPVYKIAVEVISTNEESLALRDFIKEEIQSTSRGTVVLPLKGVGNNGWEFDKEGNPSPKTQIRLGNLNDVDKLLLVSTEDGQAVISFVDVLHQKLEYRNSLPDSLSKTLVSDFLGFLDKKNIYLALSETGTGSNAPLKINSLKPTYVAGEPIRFEIESAEDNYVYVVLVPENQKGEPVLLFPNQIQNDNFVRKGDKVTIPDKRISFKAASAPSKDRIRAFASREEWKEFQLRGKKEDSFYRLLPPAVTGTKASHRSMMAVASSLTAPIEQSPVMEWEYQILSR, from the coding sequence ATGAAACATTTCCTAATTCTCTCTACCATCATTTCCCTTTCCCTCTTTTCCTCAGATCGGATTGGAAAGGTTCCTGTTTATAAAATTGCCGTAGAAGTCATTTCCACAAACGAAGAAAGTCTGGCCTTACGCGATTTCATTAAAGAAGAAATCCAATCCACTTCCAGGGGAACCGTGGTCCTGCCTCTCAAAGGAGTCGGGAACAATGGTTGGGAATTTGACAAAGAAGGGAACCCTTCTCCCAAAACACAAATTCGCTTGGGAAACTTAAACGATGTAGATAAACTTTTACTTGTTTCTACAGAAGATGGACAAGCAGTCATTTCCTTTGTCGATGTCCTCCACCAAAAATTGGAATACCGCAATTCCCTTCCCGACAGTCTTTCCAAAACTTTGGTTTCTGACTTCCTCGGATTTTTGGACAAAAAGAATATTTACCTAGCACTTTCGGAAACGGGCACTGGGTCCAATGCTCCTCTCAAAATCAATTCTCTGAAACCCACTTATGTGGCGGGAGAACCCATTCGGTTTGAAATTGAGTCAGCAGAAGACAATTATGTTTATGTGGTTCTGGTTCCAGAAAACCAAAAAGGGGAGCCAGTGTTACTTTTCCCCAACCAAATCCAAAACGACAACTTTGTTCGCAAAGGGGACAAAGTTACCATTCCTGACAAACGAATTTCTTTCAAAGCGGCTTCCGCTCCATCCAAAGATAGAATCAGAGCCTTTGCATCTCGCGAAGAATGGAAGGAATTCCAACTACGTGGGAAAAAAGAAGATTCATTTTATAGACTCCTCCCACCTGCTGTTACAGGAACCAAGGCATCGCATCGCTCTATGATGGCCGTTGCCAGTTCTCTGACAGCACCCATCGAACAAAGTCCAGTGATGGAGTGGGAATACCAAATCCTCTCTCGATAA
- a CDS encoding LIC_12337 family protein encodes MKKLLYCLLFLSVSVPVTDFNKLTRLDRDKHLSQLFGEAIHLGIGSEKLWSATSADNWGFVRQSATWARGNSGIIDSLILALKNAGYFNNPDSARVDVLSNVNLSGIGSSTLTIKINTPSTNISSTAYTGTKSFKHFMEIKKTGASVPSLQLFFDDPNTTLGNNGALVYYKLVDFGNPQFANVGDVITESYTGNDSIYGTKFQTYTWRNGPENASWISKHGRVVLTEVDAGRQLCFRSVVRLTFTKLKEINPAGATGLDSLKSACNTAQGTGSSDQIYYVLAYMQKFDLPFQTTAKATFTMSTARPETICNLPASSFSGAKLSYGIFNINGYVTDQLTAAEVPADYPSPTVGGSDFMSVDEAFNRTYVAFGASISGQTLLGTVKQYETTSKAFLDAFDGSDQNLTFK; translated from the coding sequence ATGAAAAAGTTATTATACTGTTTATTATTTTTAAGTGTGAGTGTTCCAGTCACTGATTTTAACAAACTCACTCGTTTGGATAGAGACAAACATCTATCACAGCTTTTTGGTGAAGCCATCCATTTAGGGATCGGCTCCGAAAAACTTTGGTCTGCTACAAGCGCTGACAATTGGGGATTTGTGCGCCAATCGGCCACCTGGGCCAGGGGAAATTCTGGTATCATTGACTCTCTCATTTTGGCTTTAAAAAATGCAGGTTATTTCAATAATCCGGATTCTGCCCGAGTGGACGTTCTCTCCAATGTAAACTTAAGTGGGATCGGATCTTCCACTCTCACAATCAAAATCAACACACCATCCACAAACATAAGTTCTACGGCTTATACAGGAACAAAATCATTCAAACATTTTATGGAGATTAAAAAAACTGGTGCCTCAGTTCCCTCCTTACAATTGTTTTTCGATGATCCCAATACCACCCTCGGAAATAATGGAGCACTTGTTTATTACAAACTTGTCGATTTTGGAAATCCCCAATTTGCCAATGTGGGTGATGTCATCACAGAAAGTTATACAGGAAATGATTCCATCTATGGAACCAAATTCCAAACCTACACTTGGAGGAACGGCCCTGAAAACGCTTCTTGGATCAGTAAACATGGCCGTGTAGTTCTGACTGAAGTAGATGCAGGAAGACAACTTTGTTTTCGTTCTGTGGTTCGTTTGACCTTTACTAAACTAAAAGAAATCAACCCTGCTGGAGCGACAGGTCTTGATTCTTTGAAATCAGCCTGCAACACGGCCCAAGGAACCGGCTCCAGTGATCAAATTTATTATGTTTTGGCTTATATGCAAAAGTTTGATTTACCTTTCCAAACCACTGCCAAAGCAACCTTTACCATGAGTACGGCAAGACCAGAAACAATTTGTAATTTGCCTGCTTCTTCCTTTTCAGGTGCGAAGTTGTCTTACGGAATATTTAATATCAATGGATATGTAACAGACCAATTAACAGCTGCCGAAGTTCCTGCGGACTATCCAAGTCCTACTGTCGGAGGGTCTGATTTTATGTCTGTGGATGAGGCCTTCAATCGAACCTATGTAGCCTTTGGTGCCAGTATTTCCGGCCAAACTTTACTCGGAACCGTCAAACAATATGAAACTACATCCAAAGCTTTTTTGGATGCCTTTGATGGTTCTGACCAAAACCTAACCTTTAAGTAA